From the Gorilla gorilla gorilla isolate KB3781 chromosome 22, NHGRI_mGorGor1-v2.1_pri, whole genome shotgun sequence genome, one window contains:
- the KRTAP20-1 gene encoding keratin-associated protein 20-1 has product MIYYSNYYGGYGYGGLGCGYGCGYRGYGCGYRGYGGYGNGYCCPSCYGRYWSYGFY; this is encoded by the coding sequence ATGATTTACTACAGCAACTATTACGGTGGCTATGGGTATGGTGGGCTTGGCTGTGGCTATGGCTGTGGTTATCGTGGCTATGGATGTGGTTATCGTGGCTATGGAGGCTATGGAAATGGCTACTGCTGCCCATCTTGCTATGGAAGATATTGGTCatatggtttctactga
- the KRTAP22-1 gene encoding keratin-associated protein 22-1: MRFDNNYHGGQGYAKGGLGCSYGCGHSGYGYACYCPWCYERSWFSGCF; the protein is encoded by the coding sequence ATGCGCTTTGATAACAACTACCATGGTGGCCAGGGCTATGCCAAAGGAGGCCTGGGCTGCAGCTATGGCTGTGGTCATAGCGGCTATGGCTATGCCTGCTACTGCCCATGGTGTTATGAAAGATCTTGGTTTTCTGGCTGCTTCTGA
- the KRTAP6-1 gene encoding keratin-associated protein 6-1 gives MCGSYYGNYYGTPGYGFCGYGGLGYGYGGLGCGCGFRRLGCGYGCGYGYGSRSLCGYGYGCGSGSGYYY, from the coding sequence ATGTGTGGCAGCTACTACGGAAACTACTATGGCACCCCTGGCTATGGGTTCTGTGGCTATGGAGGCCTGGGCTATGGCTATGGAGGCCTGGGCTGTGGCTGTGGCTTCCGCAGACTGGGCTGTGGCTATGGCTGTGGCTATGGCTATGGCTCCCGCTCCCTCTGTGGCTATGGCTATGGATGCGGCTCTGGCTCTGGCTACTATTATTGA
- the KRTAP6-2 gene encoding keratin-associated protein 6-2 — MCGSYYGNYYGDHGYGCCGYEGLGYGYGSLGCGYGSCCGYGYGYGSRFFCGCGYGCGSGYYY, encoded by the coding sequence ATGTGTGGCAGCTACTACGGAAACTACTATGGCGACCATGGCTATGGGTGCTGTGGCTACGAAGGCCTAGGCTATGGCTATGGAAGCCTGGGCTGTGGCTATGGCTCCTGCTGTGGCTATGGTTATGGCTACGGCTCCCGCTTCTTCTGTGGCTGTGGCTATGGATGCGGCTCTGGCTACTACTATTGA